From a region of the Candidatus Hydrogenedentota bacterium genome:
- a CDS encoding DUF4965 domain-containing protein, giving the protein MNIRVLFLAALLSGLAAAVDPLPFRPPAVPLVPVDPYFSIWSPADRLNDADTVHWTGKPHPLVSVVTVDGVPFTLMGKPTDAAPALPQTGLTINPCFVSYHFEGAGIGIRLSFLTPLVPENLMLLSRPVTYLIWHAHAVDCQAHEVSVRLECGAEIAVNAPATERVAAGREDFGGVAAVKVGSVDQPVLGMKGDDVRINWGHLYLAADASQNVKLDILAEKPDTGEGLRADTTRLTADLTLGTVSSNEWPIGWVMLAYDDVDSVQFFHENLKAYWKKDGDDIGALLRKSAAEYAALCERCGWFDNEFMNDLHKAGGPKYALLGALAYRQSLAASKVVADANGQPLFFCKENTSNGCMGTVDVFYPQAPLPLLFSPSLARAMLIPVLEYSSSPRWTWPNAPHDVGAWPLGNGQVYGGGASDGGMPVEETGNMLLLVAAVAQGEGDAGFAMKYWPTLLKWAEYLKAKGFDPENQLCTDDFAGHLARNANLSVKSICALGAFGKLAALKGDAALGAEYTALAKQYALEWMKVADDGDHYRLAFDQPGTWSTKYNLVWDRILEMDLFPLEVAAKEMAFYRRNLDTYGLPLDGRAHTAPGDRQALWSKTDWAFWAACLTENREDFDAITAPAYAFFDAAEQRVGLTDLYFTDKPDTARMHSRPVIGGVFLKMLYDKEVWKKWAGRDRTRANGPWAPLPPPPVVTTVVAPEQTVWRYTTEKPADGWNKPAFKDGKWKKAKGGFGTAGTPGIRVQTEWNTPDIWLRGEITVPKGDYENLQLSLFHDEEAEVYIDGVRSVRVKGYSVEYEPTSLSGPVTLGPGKHFFAVHCRNTTGGQGIDLGIVDVKKPGR; this is encoded by the coding sequence ATGAACATCCGAGTCCTTTTCCTCGCCGCCCTGCTGTCCGGACTGGCCGCCGCAGTGGACCCCCTCCCCTTCCGGCCGCCCGCCGTGCCGCTGGTGCCGGTGGACCCCTATTTCAGCATCTGGTCCCCGGCGGACCGGCTGAACGACGCGGACACGGTGCACTGGACCGGGAAGCCCCACCCCCTGGTCAGCGTCGTGACCGTGGACGGCGTGCCGTTCACCCTCATGGGGAAGCCCACGGACGCCGCGCCCGCCCTGCCGCAGACCGGCCTCACTATCAATCCCTGCTTCGTGAGCTACCATTTCGAGGGCGCGGGCATCGGCATCCGCCTGAGCTTCCTCACGCCGCTGGTGCCGGAAAATCTGATGCTCCTGTCTCGCCCGGTCACCTACCTGATCTGGCACGCGCACGCGGTGGACTGCCAGGCCCACGAGGTCAGTGTCCGGCTGGAGTGCGGCGCGGAGATCGCCGTAAACGCGCCGGCCACGGAGCGGGTGGCCGCCGGACGGGAGGACTTTGGCGGCGTAGCCGCCGTGAAGGTGGGGTCGGTAGACCAGCCGGTGCTGGGGATGAAGGGGGACGATGTCCGGATCAACTGGGGACACCTGTATCTCGCCGCCGACGCCTCGCAAAACGTCAAGCTGGACATCCTTGCGGAAAAGCCGGACACCGGGGAGGGCCTGCGGGCCGACACGACCCGCCTGACCGCAGACCTGACCCTCGGAACGGTAAGCAGCAATGAGTGGCCTATTGGCTGGGTCATGCTCGCCTATGACGACGTGGACTCGGTCCAGTTCTTCCACGAAAACCTGAAGGCCTACTGGAAGAAGGACGGGGACGACATCGGGGCGCTGCTGCGGAAGTCCGCGGCCGAATACGCCGCCTTGTGCGAGCGCTGCGGCTGGTTCGACAACGAGTTCATGAACGACCTCCACAAGGCGGGCGGACCCAAGTACGCCCTGCTGGGCGCGCTGGCCTACCGGCAGTCTCTCGCGGCGAGCAAGGTGGTCGCCGACGCCAACGGCCAGCCTCTGTTCTTCTGCAAGGAGAACACGAGCAACGGGTGCATGGGCACCGTGGATGTCTTCTACCCGCAGGCGCCGCTGCCCCTGCTCTTCAGCCCCTCCCTCGCCCGCGCCATGCTGATCCCCGTGCTGGAGTACTCCAGCTCGCCGCGCTGGACCTGGCCGAACGCGCCGCACGACGTGGGCGCCTGGCCCCTGGGCAACGGGCAGGTCTACGGCGGCGGCGCCAGCGACGGCGGCATGCCCGTGGAGGAAACGGGGAACATGCTCCTGCTGGTGGCGGCGGTGGCGCAGGGGGAGGGCGACGCCGGCTTCGCCATGAAATACTGGCCCACCCTCCTGAAATGGGCGGAGTATCTGAAGGCCAAGGGCTTCGACCCGGAGAACCAGCTCTGCACCGACGATTTCGCGGGGCACCTCGCCCGGAACGCCAACCTGTCGGTGAAATCCATCTGCGCGCTGGGCGCGTTCGGGAAGCTGGCCGCCCTCAAGGGCGATGCCGCCCTCGGCGCGGAGTACACGGCCCTCGCGAAACAGTACGCCCTGGAGTGGATGAAGGTTGCCGACGACGGGGACCACTACCGCCTGGCCTTCGACCAGCCCGGCACCTGGAGCACGAAATACAACCTCGTCTGGGACCGCATCCTGGAGATGGACCTGTTCCCGCTGGAGGTGGCCGCGAAGGAGATGGCCTTCTACCGCCGGAATCTGGACACCTACGGCCTGCCCCTCGACGGGCGCGCCCACACGGCCCCCGGCGACCGACAGGCCCTCTGGAGCAAGACGGACTGGGCCTTCTGGGCCGCCTGCCTCACGGAGAACCGGGAGGACTTTGACGCGATCACGGCGCCCGCCTATGCGTTCTTCGACGCGGCGGAGCAGCGCGTGGGCCTGACGGACCTCTATTTCACCGACAAGCCGGACACGGCGCGCATGCACTCGCGCCCCGTCATCGGCGGCGTCTTTCTGAAAATGCTCTATGACAAGGAGGTCTGGAAGAAGTGGGCCGGCCGCGACCGGACCCGCGCCAACGGCCCCTGGGCCCCCTTGCCGCCGCCCCCGGTGGTGACCACGGTGGTGGCCCCGGAACAGACGGTCTGGCGGTACACCACGGAGAAGCCCGCCGACGGCTGGAACAAGCCCGCCTTCAAGGACGGGAAATGGAAGAAGGCGAAGGGCGGCTTCGGCACGGCGGGCACGCCGGGCATCCGCGTGCAAACCGAGTGGAACACCCCTGACATCTGGCTGCGCGGGGAGATCACCGTCCCCAAGGGCGACTATGAAAACCTGCAGCTCAGCCTCTTCCACGACGAGGAGGCGGAGGTCTACATTGACGGCGTGCGCTCGGTGCGGGTGAAGGGATACAGTGTCGAGTACGAGCCGACCTCCCTCTCCGGCCCCGTCACCCTCGGCCCGGGAAAGCACTTCTTCGCCGTGCACTGCCGCAACACCACCGGCGGGCAGGGCATAGACCTCGGCATCGTGGATGTGAAAAAGCCGGGCCGCTGA
- a CDS encoding metallophosphoesterase: MTPPEDTQTTEAPAEEASPAPRGRRLVPVFRVILLLLAVMAWGVVEGHVCRVRRHELAFPGYPAGAAPLRAALLTDFHLDRLASARRLGRIVDRVNAEAPDIIFLGGDYADAKLERLGDCLRELARLRAPLGVWAVLGNHDYTHAPARVLSALQQAGITPLENEGFWLDLGGGRIRVGGVADFWHGRPNWEAAAGTAAPGDFFLLLAHNPDYAETLPPGAVDLVLSGHTHDGQATVLGLWSPFIGIPSTHGQKYRAGRVDNGRTTVLVSGGVGGLVAPMRYFAPPSVEIVTLRPDGQSGRP, from the coding sequence ATGACACCGCCGGAAGACACGCAGACCACGGAAGCCCCCGCCGAAGAGGCCTCCCCCGCGCCGCGCGGGCGAAGGCTCGTCCCGGTTTTCCGGGTGATCCTCCTCCTGCTCGCCGTCATGGCCTGGGGGGTGGTGGAGGGACACGTCTGCCGGGTGCGCCGCCACGAGCTGGCGTTTCCCGGCTACCCCGCCGGGGCCGCGCCGCTGCGGGCCGCCCTCCTGACGGATTTCCATCTGGACCGGCTGGCGTCGGCGCGGCGGCTGGGCCGCATCGTGGACCGGGTCAACGCGGAGGCCCCGGACATCATTTTTCTGGGCGGCGACTACGCGGACGCGAAGCTGGAGCGCCTGGGCGACTGCCTGCGCGAACTCGCCCGGCTGAGGGCGCCCCTGGGCGTTTGGGCCGTGCTCGGCAACCACGACTACACCCACGCCCCCGCGAGGGTGCTGTCCGCGCTGCAGCAGGCGGGTATCACCCCGCTCGAGAACGAGGGGTTCTGGCTGGACCTCGGCGGCGGCCGCATCCGGGTGGGCGGCGTGGCGGATTTCTGGCACGGGCGGCCCAACTGGGAGGCCGCCGCGGGCACCGCCGCCCCGGGGGATTTTTTCCTGCTCCTCGCGCATAATCCGGACTATGCCGAGACCCTGCCCCCGGGGGCGGTGGACCTGGTGCTTTCCGGACACACCCACGACGGACAGGCGACGGTGCTGGGCCTGTGGTCCCCGTTCATCGGCATCCCCTCCACCCACGGGCAGAAATACCGGGCGGGGCGGGTGGACAACGGACGAACCACCGTGCTGGTGTCCGGCGGCGTGGGCGGACTGGTCGCGCCGATGCGCTACTTCGCGCCGCCGTCGGTGGAGATCGTCACGCTGCGCCCGGACGGTCAGTCCGGCAGACCGTAG
- a CDS encoding radical SAM protein, which yields MAGSPVRSIRRSLTAAAALGRVFLLRRRVPLFVSWNVTFRCNLHCKYCGACDAPKTEMDSAGICRGLDDLWALGARWITFGGGEPLLREDIGALVDHAKALGFEVFISTNGWFVKRRADVVRRADHVNLSLDGGREAHDAVRGPGAFDKTVEGAAYCLSQGVPVSLQCTLSALNLDSVGEVLAVAKSLGVYVMFHPATAWLDSSRKPNPIAPEPEAYRQAVDRVAAAKRAGAPVANSLEGLKHLRHWPDTTPIWCGAGRIMAVVEPDGRLFACHQCEFDGAPPEDGPVPSLLDQFTALSPLKGCGQCWCGPVVDLAMIFSMKPRALSAAVRRIFE from the coding sequence ATGGCGGGAAGCCCGGTGCGTTCCATCCGGCGGTCGCTGACAGCGGCCGCGGCGCTGGGACGGGTGTTCCTGCTGCGCCGCCGGGTGCCGCTGTTCGTCTCGTGGAACGTCACGTTCCGGTGCAACCTGCACTGCAAATACTGCGGGGCGTGCGACGCGCCGAAGACCGAGATGGACTCCGCCGGCATCTGCCGGGGGCTGGACGACCTGTGGGCCCTGGGCGCGCGGTGGATCACCTTCGGCGGCGGCGAGCCGCTGCTGCGGGAGGACATCGGCGCCCTCGTGGACCATGCGAAAGCCCTGGGCTTCGAGGTGTTTATCAGCACCAACGGCTGGTTTGTCAAGCGCCGGGCGGACGTGGTGCGGCGGGCGGACCATGTGAACCTGAGCCTGGACGGCGGCCGCGAGGCGCACGACGCCGTGCGCGGGCCGGGGGCCTTTGACAAGACAGTGGAGGGGGCGGCTTATTGCCTTTCCCAGGGGGTGCCGGTGTCGCTCCAATGCACGCTCTCGGCGCTCAATCTGGACTCGGTGGGCGAGGTGCTGGCGGTGGCGAAGTCGCTGGGCGTTTATGTCATGTTCCACCCGGCGACCGCGTGGCTCGACTCCTCGCGGAAGCCCAACCCCATCGCCCCGGAGCCGGAGGCGTACCGGCAGGCTGTTGACCGGGTGGCGGCGGCCAAGCGCGCCGGCGCGCCGGTGGCCAACTCGCTGGAGGGCCTGAAACACCTGCGGCACTGGCCCGACACCACGCCCATCTGGTGCGGCGCGGGCCGGATCATGGCGGTGGTCGAGCCGGACGGCCGGCTCTTCGCGTGCCACCAGTGCGAGTTTGACGGCGCGCCCCCGGAAGACGGGCCGGTGCCGTCCCTCCTCGACCAGTTCACGGCGCTGTCCCCCCTGAAGGGCTGCGGGCAGTGCTGGTGCGGCCCCGTGGTGGACCTGGCGATGATCTTTTCGATGAAGCCCCGCGCGCTGTCGGCCGCGGTGCGGAGGATTTTTGAGTAA
- the rfbA gene encoding glucose-1-phosphate thymidylyltransferase RfbA: MKGIVLAGGAGTRLHPLTVAVSKQLLPVYDKPMVYYPLSVLMLAGIRDILLISTPHDLPLFERLLGDGSQWGVSIAYAAQPKPEGLAQAFVIGADFIGDGPSCLVLGDNIFYGHGVGGALQDAAALTDGALIFAYYVSEPARYGVVEFDAAGRAVSLEEKPAKPKSPYAVPGLYFYGPGVAERARALRPGPRGELEITDLNRLYLDEGRLQVRVLGRGVAWLDTGTNRSLMEAGQFVQVIEDRQGLKIACLEEIALAQGWIGLPELRAACDRMGKSSYADYLRRLLDRSGG, from the coding sequence ATGAAGGGAATCGTGCTGGCGGGCGGCGCGGGCACGCGCCTGCACCCCCTGACCGTGGCGGTCAGCAAGCAGCTGCTGCCGGTCTACGACAAGCCGATGGTCTACTACCCCCTGAGCGTCCTCATGCTCGCGGGCATCCGCGACATCCTGCTCATCTCCACGCCCCACGACCTGCCGCTCTTCGAGCGGCTCCTGGGCGACGGGTCCCAGTGGGGCGTGTCCATTGCCTACGCCGCCCAGCCGAAACCCGAGGGCCTCGCGCAGGCCTTCGTCATCGGCGCGGACTTCATCGGCGACGGGCCCTCCTGCCTCGTCCTCGGCGACAACATCTTCTACGGCCACGGCGTCGGCGGCGCGCTCCAGGACGCCGCCGCCCTCACCGACGGCGCGCTCATCTTCGCCTACTACGTCAGCGAGCCGGCGCGCTACGGCGTCGTCGAGTTCGACGCCGCCGGCCGCGCCGTCAGCCTGGAGGAGAAGCCCGCGAAGCCGAAGAGCCCCTACGCCGTGCCGGGGCTCTACTTCTACGGCCCCGGCGTGGCGGAGCGCGCCCGCGCCCTGCGCCCCGGTCCCCGCGGCGAGCTGGAGATCACCGACCTCAACCGCCTCTACCTCGACGAGGGGCGGCTCCAGGTGCGCGTCCTCGGGCGCGGCGTTGCCTGGCTCGACACGGGCACCAACCGCAGCCTCATGGAGGCTGGCCAGTTCGTGCAGGTCATCGAGGACCGGCAGGGGCTCAAGATCGCCTGCCTGGAGGAAATTGCCCTCGCCCAGGGCTGGATCGGGCTCCCGGAGCTGCGCGCCGCCTGCGACCGAATGGGCAAGAGCTCCTACGCCGACTACCTGCGTCGGCTCCTCGACCGGAGCGGCGGCTGA
- the smpB gene encoding SsrA-binding protein SmpB — protein sequence MPSMGEKIITTNRRAYHEYHVLDKTEAGIALQGTEVKSLRIKGAIQLKDSYVSFDGGEAFLIGAHISPYEQGNINNHAPERPRRLLLHKREIARMAAKVAEKGLTVVPLSLYFKEGKVKVEIGLCQGKHTFDKRAVLKEKEGRREVERAVKAAKRK from the coding sequence ATGCCCTCCATGGGCGAGAAAATCATCACAACGAACCGCAGGGCGTACCATGAGTACCATGTCCTGGACAAGACGGAGGCGGGCATCGCGCTCCAGGGCACGGAGGTGAAGTCGCTGCGGATCAAGGGCGCCATCCAGTTGAAGGACAGTTATGTCTCCTTCGACGGGGGGGAGGCGTTCCTGATCGGGGCGCACATCAGCCCCTATGAGCAGGGGAACATCAACAACCACGCGCCGGAGCGGCCGCGGCGGCTGCTGCTGCACAAGCGGGAAATCGCCCGCATGGCCGCGAAGGTGGCGGAAAAGGGGCTGACCGTGGTGCCCCTGAGCCTGTACTTCAAGGAGGGAAAGGTGAAGGTCGAGATCGGCCTCTGCCAGGGCAAGCACACCTTTGACAAGCGGGCCGTCCTGAAGGAAAAGGAAGGCCGGCGCGAGGTGGAGCGCGCGGTCAAGGCCGCGAAGCGGAAGTAG
- a CDS encoding acyl-CoA thioesterase yields MTTPPEHRPLLVEIRPLIQPYHIDYAMHVNNAVYVRWLEDLRMEFLRRHCDARALTEAGIAPVVARTEISYLKPLRLFDEPEARMWCAEMGRATMTLEAEITVGGETHTRALQRVMMVNWKTERAARVPEELRKAFAAAAPGS; encoded by the coding sequence GTGACGACGCCCCCCGAGCACCGCCCGCTGCTGGTGGAAATCCGCCCGCTCATCCAGCCCTACCACATTGACTACGCCATGCACGTGAACAACGCGGTGTATGTGCGGTGGCTGGAGGACCTCCGGATGGAGTTTCTCCGGCGGCATTGCGACGCGCGGGCGCTCACGGAGGCGGGAATCGCGCCGGTGGTGGCGCGCACGGAAATCAGCTACCTGAAGCCGCTGCGGCTCTTCGACGAGCCGGAGGCGCGCATGTGGTGCGCCGAGATGGGCCGCGCGACCATGACGCTGGAGGCGGAGATCACCGTGGGCGGCGAAACGCACACCCGCGCCCTCCAGCGGGTCATGATGGTGAACTGGAAAACGGAGCGCGCGGCGCGGGTCCCCGAAGAGCTGCGCAAGGCCTTCGCCGCCGCCGCCCCGGGCAGTTGA
- a CDS encoding DUF559 domain-containing protein, with product MAVTRKNLPYEPHLATLARNLRKRGTLGEVLLWQALKGKALGVAFHRQVPVDRYILDFFCLERMLAVEVDGETHEHPDAGVRDVVRQERLEAFGIRVIRFTEAEVRQDVSRVVAAIGSAVVKGAE from the coding sequence ATGGCCGTCACGCGGAAAAACCTCCCCTACGAGCCGCACCTCGCCACCCTCGCGCGCAATCTCCGAAAGCGCGGCACCCTGGGCGAGGTGCTGCTGTGGCAGGCACTCAAGGGGAAGGCTCTCGGGGTGGCATTTCACCGCCAGGTCCCCGTGGACCGCTACATTCTCGACTTCTTCTGCCTGGAGAGGATGCTGGCGGTGGAGGTGGATGGAGAGACGCATGAACACCCCGATGCGGGCGTTCGCGATGTTGTCCGCCAGGAGCGGCTGGAAGCCTTCGGCATCAGGGTGATCCGCTTCACGGAGGCGGAAGTGCGGCAGGACGTTTCCCGCGTGGTCGCGGCCATTGGCAGCGCCGTGGTGAAAGGCGCGGAGTAA
- a CDS encoding glycosyltransferase family 1 protein, whose translation MANVTRYTVLPNIPPRLSRLMDIANNVWWGWDPEAVELFFRMDRDLWIALDQNPRMLLGKISQKRLNDLAESGSFLAHLDRVAQRLDEYTASGGDWRKQHPSAPEDICVAYFSAEFGLHECLKVYSGGLGILAGDHLKAASDLGVPLVGVGLLYREGYFRQYLNADGWQQELYPRNDFHNMPVTQVREADGEPVAIEMPFPGRAVKAYVWKCQVGRVPLYLIDCDHEANSQADREITAQLYGGDRETRIKQEIVLGMGGVIALRSMGIHPTVYHINEGHAAFMAFQRVHDLMVRDKITFAQACEVVKVSSLFTTHTPVPAGNDMFDPGLVAVYFNGYCAGLGVPLQDLMALGRQNPADGREPFCMTVLALKLSAAANGVSELHGEVARDMWQQVWKGVPEDEVPVTSVTNGVHIRTWISRDLAALYDRYIGPDWVNSPHDQGVWQRVDTVPDTELWRIHERRRDRLVSFARMRLQRQLINRGAPSSEIRAAGEYLDSEVLTIGFARRFATYKRGTLLFKDPARLRKILLNPARPVQLIIAGKAHPQDTQSKALIREIVHLARDPELRPHIVFVENYDINVARYMIQGVDCWLNTPRRPMEASGTSGMKAAANGALNISIPDGWWCEAEGLGENGWSIGKGETYDTTEEQDLVESETLYQILEQEVVPMFYNRGRDTVPREWIARMKTAIRTCCPIFNTYRMVQEYAERFYVPCCSRRKVLFRDNRAPVYALSDWKARVRAAWGQVRVQQVLPGETDNLPCGAMIPVTAAVALGELKPEDVRVELFFGLMDARGELPAGDRAPMACDGGADNGVYRFTGEVPCERTGQLGFTVRVVPSHPDLFQEHEMALIAWA comes from the coding sequence ATGGCGAACGTCACGCGCTACACGGTCCTTCCGAACATTCCGCCGCGCCTTTCGCGGCTGATGGACATTGCGAACAACGTCTGGTGGGGCTGGGACCCCGAGGCGGTGGAGCTGTTCTTCCGCATGGACCGGGACCTCTGGATCGCCCTTGACCAGAACCCCCGGATGCTGCTGGGCAAGATCAGCCAGAAGCGGCTCAACGACCTGGCGGAAAGCGGGTCGTTTCTCGCGCACCTGGACCGGGTGGCCCAGCGGCTGGACGAGTACACGGCCTCGGGCGGCGACTGGCGAAAGCAGCACCCCTCCGCGCCGGAGGACATCTGCGTGGCCTATTTCTCCGCGGAGTTCGGCCTGCACGAGTGCCTCAAGGTGTACTCGGGCGGCCTGGGCATCCTGGCGGGGGACCACCTGAAGGCGGCCAGCGACCTCGGCGTGCCGCTGGTGGGCGTGGGGCTCCTCTACCGCGAGGGCTATTTCCGGCAGTATCTCAACGCCGACGGCTGGCAGCAGGAGCTGTACCCCCGGAACGACTTCCACAACATGCCCGTGACCCAGGTGCGCGAGGCCGACGGCGAGCCCGTGGCCATTGAGATGCCCTTCCCCGGCCGGGCCGTGAAGGCCTATGTCTGGAAATGCCAGGTGGGGCGCGTGCCCCTGTACCTCATTGACTGCGACCACGAGGCGAACAGCCAGGCGGACCGCGAGATCACGGCCCAGCTCTACGGCGGCGACCGCGAGACGCGGATCAAGCAGGAGATCGTGCTGGGCATGGGCGGCGTGATCGCCCTGCGCTCCATGGGCATCCACCCGACGGTCTACCACATCAACGAGGGCCACGCGGCGTTCATGGCCTTCCAGCGCGTCCACGACCTCATGGTGCGCGACAAGATCACCTTCGCCCAGGCCTGCGAGGTGGTGAAGGTCAGCAGCCTCTTCACCACCCACACCCCGGTCCCCGCGGGCAACGACATGTTCGACCCCGGGCTCGTGGCGGTTTACTTCAACGGCTACTGCGCGGGCCTCGGCGTGCCCCTCCAGGACCTGATGGCCCTCGGGCGGCAGAACCCGGCGGACGGCCGCGAGCCCTTCTGCATGACCGTGCTCGCCCTCAAGCTGAGCGCGGCGGCCAACGGCGTCAGCGAGCTCCACGGCGAGGTGGCCCGCGACATGTGGCAGCAGGTGTGGAAGGGCGTGCCCGAGGACGAGGTGCCCGTGACCTCCGTCACCAACGGCGTCCACATCCGCACCTGGATCAGCCGCGACCTGGCGGCCCTCTACGACCGCTACATCGGCCCCGACTGGGTGAACTCCCCCCACGACCAGGGCGTCTGGCAGCGCGTGGACACCGTGCCCGACACGGAGCTGTGGCGCATCCACGAGCGGCGGCGGGACCGGCTGGTGAGCTTCGCCCGCATGCGGCTCCAGCGCCAGCTCATCAACCGCGGCGCGCCGTCGTCCGAAATCCGCGCGGCGGGCGAGTACCTCGACAGCGAGGTGCTCACCATCGGCTTCGCGCGGCGCTTTGCCACCTACAAGCGCGGCACCCTGCTCTTCAAGGACCCCGCCCGCCTGCGGAAGATTCTGCTGAACCCGGCGCGGCCGGTGCAGCTCATCATCGCCGGCAAGGCGCACCCGCAGGACACGCAGTCCAAGGCCCTGATCCGCGAGATCGTCCACCTCGCCCGCGACCCCGAACTGCGCCCCCACATCGTGTTCGTCGAGAACTACGACATCAACGTGGCCCGCTACATGATCCAGGGCGTGGACTGCTGGCTGAACACGCCGCGCCGCCCCATGGAGGCCAGCGGCACCAGCGGCATGAAGGCGGCGGCCAACGGCGCGCTCAACATCAGCATCCCCGACGGGTGGTGGTGCGAGGCCGAGGGCCTGGGCGAGAACGGCTGGAGCATCGGCAAGGGCGAGACCTACGACACCACGGAGGAGCAGGACCTCGTCGAGAGCGAGACCCTCTACCAGATCCTGGAGCAGGAGGTCGTCCCCATGTTCTACAACCGGGGCCGCGACACCGTGCCCCGCGAGTGGATCGCCCGCATGAAAACCGCCATCCGGACCTGCTGCCCCATTTTCAACACCTACCGCATGGTCCAGGAGTACGCCGAGCGCTTCTACGTGCCCTGCTGCTCCCGCCGCAAGGTCCTGTTCCGCGACAACCGCGCCCCGGTCTACGCCCTGTCCGACTGGAAGGCCCGCGTCCGGGCCGCCTGGGGCCAGGTCCGCGTGCAGCAGGTTCTCCCCGGCGAGACCGACAACCTGCCCTGCGGGGCGATGATCCCCGTCACGGCGGCGGTCGCCCTCGGCGAGCTGAAGCCGGAGGATGTCCGCGTCGAGCTGTTCTTCGGGCTCATGGACGCCCGGGGCGAGCTGCCCGCCGGGGACCGCGCCCCCATGGCCTGCGACGGCGGGGCCGACAACGGCGTGTACCGCTTCACCGGCGAGGTGCCCTGCGAGCGCACCGGCCAGCTCGGATTCACCGTCCGCGTGGTTCCGTCCCACCCCGACCTCTTCCAGGAGCACGAGATGGCGCTCATCGCCTGGGCCTGA
- the sfsA gene encoding DNA/RNA nuclease SfsA — MSPPQESPLPVNPSRLVRASFVSRPNRFVVVAEGPDGAAVEAHMPNPGRLRELLLPGARLLLAPPPAEAPGRRPTVVAVMRGKRPVLLHTQWNNRVARWLLDRRLVPGWGDQEVVRAEVPVGGSRFDFLLRGPAGEMLVEVKSCTLFGGNCAMFPDAVTDRGRRHLEELAELARAGRRCAVLFLVHDAEVAWFSPDYHTDPAFSGTLCAVREQVRVVPLALSWNARMALDTSRIRELPVPWGHVACEQGDRGAYWLILRLDRPKTVETGALGPLAFPAGHWVYVGSAMRGLRARMARHLRRGKARHWHADYLRDAADGAEVLALRSAERRECDIARALGEVLTPGPKGFGCGDCACETHLFFSREHPLDRPEVHRVLERFRMTVPDGAE; from the coding sequence ATGTCCCCGCCCCAGGAATCCCCGCTGCCCGTAAACCCCTCCCGGCTCGTGCGGGCGTCCTTTGTGTCGCGCCCCAACCGATTTGTGGTGGTCGCGGAGGGGCCGGACGGCGCGGCGGTGGAGGCGCACATGCCCAACCCCGGCCGCCTGCGCGAGCTGCTGCTGCCCGGCGCGCGGCTGCTCCTCGCGCCGCCCCCGGCGGAGGCGCCCGGGCGGCGTCCGACAGTGGTCGCCGTGATGCGCGGAAAGCGGCCCGTGCTGCTGCACACGCAGTGGAACAACCGGGTGGCCCGGTGGCTTCTCGACCGCCGTCTCGTGCCCGGCTGGGGGGACCAGGAGGTGGTCCGCGCCGAGGTGCCCGTCGGCGGGAGCCGTTTCGACTTCCTGCTGCGCGGCCCGGCGGGGGAGATGCTGGTCGAGGTGAAGTCCTGCACCCTCTTCGGCGGGAACTGCGCCATGTTCCCCGACGCGGTGACCGATCGCGGCCGCCGCCATCTGGAGGAACTCGCCGAGCTTGCGCGGGCCGGGCGCCGCTGCGCGGTCCTGTTTCTTGTGCACGACGCGGAGGTCGCGTGGTTCAGCCCGGACTACCACACGGACCCGGCGTTCAGCGGGACCCTGTGCGCGGTGCGGGAGCAGGTGCGGGTGGTCCCGCTGGCCCTGTCGTGGAACGCGCGGATGGCGCTGGACACGTCCCGCATCCGGGAGCTGCCCGTGCCGTGGGGGCATGTGGCGTGCGAGCAGGGCGACCGGGGGGCCTACTGGCTGATCCTGCGGCTGGACCGTCCCAAGACGGTGGAAACGGGCGCGCTGGGCCCGCTGGCCTTTCCGGCGGGGCACTGGGTGTATGTGGGGTCGGCGATGCGGGGACTGCGGGCGCGGATGGCGCGGCACCTGCGGCGCGGCAAGGCGCGCCATTGGCACGCGGACTACCTGCGGGACGCTGCGGACGGCGCGGAGGTGCTGGCGCTGCGGAGCGCGGAGCGCCGGGAGTGCGACATTGCGCGGGCGCTGGGGGAGGTGCTGACGCCGGGTCCGAAGGGGTTTGGATGCGGCGACTGCGCGTGCGAAACCCACCTGTTTTTCAGCCGGGAACACCCGCTGGACCGCCCGGAAGTCCACCGGGTTCTGGAGCGGTTCCGCATGACGGTGCCGGACGGGGCGGAGTAG